The following proteins come from a genomic window of Mucinivorans hirudinis:
- a CDS encoding Poly(glycerol-phosphate) alpha-glucosyltransferase — protein sequence MAAAGCEVIFVVPKAYGDEDERYIRIKNASDVEAPYGSLTEENEFTKHLQFIQINSNLVPYLSPEEYEERYDEYKSEKVQTTKDIWKQRYSFSGKYGANLYEEVARYAVVAAEVAKELEGQFDIIHAHDWLTYFAGIAAKRVSGKPLVVHMHATEFDRTGENVNTIVYNIERTGMHGADKVCAVSNMTRQTVIDKYGVPADKVVTVHNGVLFKTESNAEVERNIDDKIVTFLGRITYQKGPDYFVEAAAKVLKKLPNVRFVMAGSGDMLNHVIRRVAKLGIADRFHFTGFLRGNDVQKMFALSDIYIMPSVSEPFGISPLEAMRANVPVIISKQSGVAEILETAVKVDYWDVDAMADAIYSLIKYPVLSDIYKDKGMDEVNTLTWDPAAKKLVEIYSELLK from the coding sequence ATGGCAGCAGCCGGTTGCGAAGTGATTTTTGTCGTTCCCAAGGCTTACGGCGACGAAGATGAGCGATATATTCGTATAAAAAATGCTTCGGATGTGGAAGCCCCTTACGGCTCACTCACCGAGGAGAACGAATTTACTAAACACCTTCAATTTATACAAATCAACTCAAACCTTGTCCCCTACCTCTCTCCCGAGGAGTACGAGGAGCGTTATGATGAATATAAGAGCGAGAAGGTGCAGACAACCAAAGATATTTGGAAACAACGTTATTCGTTCAGCGGCAAGTATGGTGCGAACCTCTACGAGGAGGTGGCTCGCTATGCAGTGGTTGCGGCAGAGGTTGCCAAGGAGCTTGAAGGTCAATTTGATATAATCCACGCCCACGACTGGCTCACATATTTTGCCGGCATTGCGGCAAAGCGCGTTTCGGGCAAACCGTTGGTTGTCCATATGCACGCTACGGAGTTTGACCGCACGGGTGAAAATGTGAACACGATAGTCTATAATATTGAGCGCACGGGTATGCACGGTGCGGATAAGGTTTGCGCCGTTAGTAATATGACACGCCAAACGGTTATCGACAAATATGGCGTGCCGGCAGACAAGGTGGTAACGGTTCACAATGGCGTACTCTTCAAAACGGAGAGCAATGCTGAGGTTGAGCGCAATATTGACGATAAGATTGTAACATTCCTCGGTCGTATCACCTACCAAAAGGGACCCGACTACTTTGTGGAGGCGGCGGCAAAGGTGCTCAAGAAGTTGCCCAATGTTCGTTTTGTGATGGCAGGCTCGGGCGATATGCTCAACCACGTTATTCGTCGTGTGGCGAAACTAGGCATTGCGGATAGATTCCACTTTACCGGATTTTTGCGCGGTAATGACGTTCAGAAGATGTTTGCGCTGAGCGATATATATATTATGCCTTCTGTCTCTGAGCCCTTTGGTATCTCACCTTTGGAGGCTATGCGTGCCAATGTGCCGGTGATTATCAGCAAACAATCGGGTGTGGCAGAGATTTTGGAGACTGCCGTCAAGGTTGATTACTGGGACGTGGACGCAATGGCTGATGCTATTTACAGCTTAATAAAATACCCCGTCCTCTCGGATATTTACAAGGATAAAGGTATGGACGAGGTGAATACGCTCACGTGGGACCCGGCAGCAAAGAAACTTGTGGAAATATACAGCGAGCTGCTAAAATAA
- a CDS encoding Alpha-amylase yields MKNICLYFQVHQPYRLKRYHFFDMGRDHFYFDDYLNRLVMQRVANDSYLPMNDLLLRLIEETDGKVRVAFSITGTAIEQFREYAPQVLESFQRLAATGSVEFLSETYSHSLSSLKNVDEFKHQVKIHRELIQELFGQTPTVFRNTELIYSDHIGELVREMGYKCMLTEGSKNVLGWKSPNYVYANPLVQDLKLLLRNYKLSDDIAFRFPNKGWSEYPLTAEKYYHWLSHEKGEVVNLFMDYETFGEHVKADSGIFTFMADLLRRIAYSDNLKLQTPSQIACELQSVTLLHTPYPISWADEERDLTAWLGNELQDEAFSKLYSITKLVEEAKDSEITSRWNALQASDHFYYMCTKWFSDGDVHGYFNPYDSPYEAFMNYMNVYADFKREVEIKISVGK; encoded by the coding sequence ATGAAAAATATCTGTCTATATTTCCAGGTGCACCAACCGTATCGTCTGAAAAGGTATCACTTTTTCGATATGGGGCGCGACCATTTCTATTTTGATGACTACCTTAATCGCCTTGTGATGCAGCGCGTTGCAAACGACTCATATCTGCCGATGAACGATTTGCTACTCCGTCTGATTGAAGAGACGGACGGCAAGGTGCGCGTGGCATTCTCAATCACGGGAACAGCCATCGAGCAGTTTCGCGAATATGCACCACAAGTTCTCGAAAGCTTTCAACGACTGGCAGCAACCGGCAGCGTGGAGTTCCTTTCGGAGACTTATTCGCACTCGCTCAGCTCCCTCAAGAATGTGGACGAGTTTAAGCATCAGGTGAAAATTCACCGCGAGTTGATACAAGAACTCTTCGGACAAACCCCTACTGTATTTCGCAATACGGAGTTGATTTATAGTGACCATATCGGCGAGTTGGTTCGCGAAATGGGTTACAAATGTATGCTTACCGAAGGGTCTAAAAATGTTCTTGGATGGAAATCGCCTAATTATGTTTATGCCAATCCATTGGTTCAGGATTTGAAGTTGCTGCTTCGTAACTATAAATTGAGTGACGACATCGCCTTTCGTTTCCCGAATAAGGGTTGGTCGGAGTACCCGCTCACCGCAGAGAAGTATTACCATTGGCTCAGCCACGAAAAGGGTGAGGTGGTGAATCTCTTTATGGATTACGAGACCTTTGGTGAGCACGTCAAAGCAGACAGTGGCATCTTTACCTTTATGGCTGATTTGTTGCGACGCATCGCCTATTCAGATAATCTTAAATTACAGACTCCTTCGCAGATTGCCTGTGAATTACAGTCAGTTACGCTGCTTCATACACCATATCCTATTTCGTGGGCGGACGAGGAGCGCGACCTGACGGCGTGGCTCGGTAACGAGTTGCAGGATGAGGCTTTCAGTAAATTGTACTCTATTACCAAACTGGTGGAAGAGGCGAAAGATAGCGAAATCACCAGTCGGTGGAACGCCCTTCAAGCATCAGACCACTTCTATTATATGTGTACCAAATGGTTCTCGGATGGCGATGTTCACGGCTATTTCAATCCATATGACTCTCCCTATGAGGCGTTTATGAATTATATGAATGTATATGCTGATTTTAAGCGCGAGGTTGAAATCAAAATTTCTGTCGGTAAGTAG
- a CDS encoding Endonuclease III has product MYAKYRQMTIQQRYNGVIDYFSEVMPNPKSELEFESSWQLLLAVVLSAQCTDKRVNMVTPALFRRYPTPTHMADSTKEEIFDLIKSINFPNNKAENLLLAARKIVGNYGGKVPESIEQLESLRGVGRKSANVIASICFGADAIAVDTHVFRVANRIGLTENSKNPLQTEQVLSKYFPKKLLSTAHHWLILHGRYTCTARKPKCAECGIIQYCNYATTLGAEKEW; this is encoded by the coding sequence TTGTACGCAAAATACCGCCAAATGACAATTCAACAACGATATAATGGCGTCATCGACTACTTTAGCGAGGTAATGCCCAACCCCAAATCGGAACTCGAATTCGAAAGTAGCTGGCAGTTGCTGCTCGCCGTTGTGCTCTCGGCGCAATGTACCGACAAGAGAGTCAATATGGTAACACCGGCGCTATTCAGACGCTACCCCACCCCAACGCATATGGCTGACTCTACGAAGGAAGAAATTTTCGACCTCATAAAATCGATAAATTTCCCCAACAACAAAGCGGAAAACCTGCTATTGGCGGCTCGCAAAATCGTCGGCAACTATGGGGGCAAAGTGCCCGAGAGCATCGAACAGTTGGAGAGTTTGCGCGGGGTAGGCAGAAAAAGTGCTAACGTGATAGCTTCGATATGTTTCGGCGCAGATGCCATAGCCGTAGACACACACGTTTTCCGCGTGGCGAACCGAATAGGATTGACCGAAAACTCAAAAAACCCGCTCCAAACAGAGCAGGTTTTATCGAAGTATTTCCCAAAGAAATTGCTCTCCACAGCCCATCACTGGCTCATCCTTCACGGGCGCTACACCTGTACGGCACGAAAACCAAAGTGCGCCGAGTGCGGCATCATCCAATATTGCAACTATGCCACAACACTAGGTGCAGAAAAGGAGTGGTGA
- a CDS encoding Fructokinase — MKITGVGNALVDVIVNIPSQELLDRLALPLGSMTLIDLETHDAIMAEISSLTKHYSTGGSAANSMNGLAKLGCKPYFIGKVARDEAGVFFAQDQVDSGIEERLIRTDDLPTGKCISLVLPCGERTMATYLGAACTMLEQEVEIPECDLVYIEGYLLQSHHLIGGIMTKAKAAGAKVALDLASYNVVEENLDKLNELIDKYVDILFANEQEAQIFSGGLPAEQALEMMAGRCSTAIVKVGARGALIARGTERCHVNIVDADVRDKTGAGDMFAAGFLYGMSRNLDLKSSGDIGSLLSGRVIEVAGAKIPQDKWEEILKKL, encoded by the coding sequence ATGAAGATAACGGGAGTTGGGAATGCCCTCGTGGATGTTATTGTGAACATTCCTTCGCAAGAGTTGCTTGATAGATTGGCACTACCCCTTGGCTCTATGACCCTCATAGATTTGGAGACGCACGATGCCATAATGGCTGAAATATCATCATTGACAAAACATTACTCCACAGGAGGTTCGGCAGCAAACAGTATGAACGGTCTGGCGAAACTTGGTTGCAAGCCTTATTTTATCGGTAAGGTTGCAAGGGACGAGGCGGGCGTTTTTTTTGCACAGGATCAGGTTGATAGCGGTATTGAGGAGCGTCTTATCCGCACGGATGATTTACCTACCGGAAAGTGCATATCATTGGTGCTCCCTTGTGGCGAGCGGACGATGGCAACTTACCTTGGAGCGGCTTGTACGATGCTGGAGCAGGAGGTTGAGATACCCGAGTGCGACTTAGTATATATTGAGGGTTATCTGCTCCAAAGTCACCATCTTATCGGGGGGATTATGACGAAAGCCAAAGCTGCCGGTGCTAAGGTTGCCTTGGACTTGGCAAGTTATAATGTGGTTGAGGAGAATCTAGATAAGTTGAATGAACTGATTGATAAATATGTAGATATACTCTTTGCCAACGAACAAGAGGCGCAGATTTTCTCGGGGGGGCTACCTGCTGAGCAGGCACTCGAGATGATGGCAGGTAGGTGTTCCACGGCGATTGTTAAGGTTGGTGCGCGTGGAGCTTTAATCGCAAGAGGGACAGAGCGTTGTCACGTGAATATAGTTGATGCAGATGTTCGCGATAAGACGGGAGCCGGTGATATGTTCGCTGCCGGATTTCTTTATGGAATGAGCAGAAATTTAGATTTGAAAAGCAGCGGAGACATTGGCTCGCTGC